From a region of the Mycobacterium sp. SMC-8 genome:
- the dapC gene encoding succinyldiaminopimelate transaminase — MSARRPRKSASLPVFPWDTLADATATARAHPGGIVDLSVGTPVDPVAPVIRDALAAASASPGYPTTHGTPALRGAAVSALERRYGITGLSPAAVLPAIGTKELIAWLPTTLGLGADDIVVVPELAYPTYEVGVLLAGAAVVRADSLTQLGPLVPALVYLNSPSNPTGQILGIDHLRKIVGWARERGVLVASDECYLGLGWDAEPVSVLHPEVCDGDHTGLLAVHSLSKTSSLAGYRAGFVAGDPAVVAELLAVRKHAGLMVPTPIQAAMVAALDDDAHELEQRARYRRRRDALLPALRSAGFTVDHSEGGLYLWATRGEPCRDTVAWLAAKGILVAPGEFYGPRGARHVRVALTATDERIAAAVERLSSPAGS; from the coding sequence GTGTCTGCCCGCCGGCCACGGAAGTCGGCGTCGCTGCCCGTCTTCCCGTGGGACACCCTGGCTGACGCGACAGCGACCGCCCGGGCACATCCCGGCGGGATCGTCGACCTGTCCGTCGGAACCCCGGTCGATCCGGTCGCGCCGGTCATCCGCGACGCGTTGGCCGCGGCGAGCGCGTCGCCGGGATATCCGACGACGCACGGCACCCCGGCACTGCGCGGGGCCGCGGTGTCGGCGTTGGAGCGCAGGTACGGGATCACCGGGCTCTCGCCGGCCGCGGTGCTTCCGGCGATCGGGACCAAGGAACTGATCGCGTGGTTGCCCACGACGCTCGGCCTCGGCGCCGACGACATCGTGGTGGTGCCCGAGTTGGCCTACCCCACCTACGAGGTGGGGGTGTTGCTGGCCGGTGCGGCGGTGGTCCGCGCGGATTCCCTGACCCAGCTGGGCCCGTTGGTGCCCGCGCTGGTGTATCTGAACTCGCCGAGCAACCCGACCGGCCAGATCCTCGGAATCGACCATCTGCGCAAAATCGTCGGGTGGGCTCGGGAACGCGGAGTGCTGGTCGCCTCCGACGAGTGCTACCTCGGCCTCGGCTGGGACGCCGAGCCGGTCTCGGTGCTGCACCCGGAGGTCTGCGACGGTGACCACACCGGGTTGCTGGCCGTGCACTCGCTGTCGAAGACGTCGTCGCTGGCCGGCTACCGGGCGGGTTTCGTCGCCGGTGACCCGGCGGTGGTGGCCGAATTGCTGGCGGTGCGCAAGCACGCCGGCCTGATGGTGCCGACGCCGATCCAGGCGGCGATGGTGGCCGCGCTCGACGACGACGCCCACGAGCTGGAACAGCGCGCGCGTTACCGGCGCCGCCGCGACGCGCTGCTGCCCGCGCTGCGGTCCGCCGGATTCACCGTCGACCACTCCGAGGGCGGGCTGTATCTGTGGGCCACCCGCGGCGAGCCGTGCCGCGACACCGTGGCGTGGCTGGCGGCCAAGGGCATCCTCGTCGCGCCCGGCGAGTTCTACGGCCCGCGTGGTGCCCGACACGTACGGGTGGCGCTGACCGCCACCGACGAACGCATCGCCGCCGCCGTCGAGCGGCTCAGTTCTCCGGCCGGGTCGTAG